One Rhodothermales bacterium genomic window carries:
- a CDS encoding glycosyltransferase family 4 protein: protein MRTYRVLFVYLSPTSFVRDDLEMLGRRVDLVPFHFDVERARTWRGFRRLWREQRQWLAREMPGADLVFGWFADYHMANPVLAGLRHAVPVAVSLGGYDAIHLPELGYGVYQSLWRAPLARYVLRNASMLLPVAEALICSENRFSAYPETRSFGVCAQAPDVRTPHRFMPTGYVPERWPIGPSRRTPSVTTVGLIDSEQTLRRKGIDLVVDAARAMPDIPFRVIGASDAMQAFIRDGLRAPANVTVEGQIPREALVHIYQQTAVYLQLSRAEGMPNVLCEAMLCGCIPVASRVFGNPAAVGPAGFLVDAPDAGAVAGAIRSALAADDGMRAAARRQIEQHFQRSHREARMMAAFEELIEGA from the coding sequence ATGAGGACATATCGCGTTCTATTTGTTTATCTGAGCCCGACTTCGTTCGTGCGCGACGATCTGGAGATGCTGGGCCGGCGCGTCGATCTCGTCCCTTTTCATTTCGATGTGGAGCGCGCCCGTACGTGGCGGGGGTTTCGGAGGTTGTGGCGCGAGCAGCGTCAGTGGCTCGCGCGCGAGATGCCGGGCGCCGACCTCGTTTTCGGCTGGTTCGCCGACTATCACATGGCGAACCCCGTCCTGGCAGGGCTCCGGCACGCCGTCCCCGTCGCCGTGTCGCTCGGCGGCTACGATGCGATCCATCTGCCCGAACTGGGCTACGGCGTCTATCAGAGCCTGTGGCGGGCCCCGCTGGCCCGGTACGTGCTGCGGAACGCCTCGATGCTGCTGCCCGTGGCGGAGGCGCTCATCTGTTCCGAAAACCGGTTCAGCGCCTACCCTGAAACGCGGAGTTTCGGCGTCTGCGCCCAAGCGCCGGACGTGCGAACGCCGCACCGGTTCATGCCCACCGGCTACGTGCCCGAGCGGTGGCCCATCGGCCCGAGCCGGCGTACGCCCTCCGTGACGACGGTGGGCCTCATCGACAGCGAGCAGACGCTGCGGCGAAAGGGCATCGATCTGGTCGTGGATGCGGCGCGCGCCATGCCCGACATCCCGTTCCGGGTGATCGGGGCCTCCGACGCGATGCAGGCGTTCATCCGCGATGGGCTTCGGGCGCCGGCCAACGTGACGGTCGAGGGCCAGATCCCCCGCGAAGCCCTGGTCCACATCTATCAGCAAACGGCCGTCTACCTCCAGCTTTCCCGCGCCGAAGGCATGCCCAACGTCCTGTGCGAGGCCATGCTCTGCGGCTGCATCCCCGTCGCGAGCCGCGTGTTCGGGAATCCCGCGGCCGTCGGGCCGGCCGGCTTCCTCGTCGATGCGCCCGATGCCGGCGCCGTGGCAGGGGCAATACGGAGCGCGCTGGCGGCCGACGACGGGATGCGCGCCGCGGCGCGCCGGCAGATCGAACAGCACTTCCAGCGCAGCCACCGGGAGGCTCGGATGATGGCGGCTTTTGAGGAATTGATCGAAGGGGCATGA
- a CDS encoding c-type cytochrome domain-containing protein, whose protein sequence is MLVVLVLIALATSALSPSPAASPAGLVQEADAGPESPTPLVSRLLDIDPDNPSDWIVFFGRFHPLVVHLPIGLLLLAFLMEYLSRGKRFAELKPAVSFTLFLGALSAVGAVCAGLLLAASGDYGGDDIWWHKWLGIGVAALAVVAYIFKRKTLAPTPAPRSRTVYGASLFAAVLLLTAASHFGGTLTHGEGYLTSYMPEPFRSIAGIPPRDQAEAEIVIENLEEAAVYPDIIHPILDARCVSCHNPRKIKGELLLETPENIMKGGENGAILAAGDAAGSELFRRITLDENHDDHMPPSGRRPLTDDQIDLIGWWIDSGASFDHKVAQVEVPAKIQTILDRLTEKKDESLAIQVPPADADALAKLAELGVLAMPLSVETNLLQIQAINVRDAFGDEQMDLLRPIAEQIAWLNLGNTKVTDAGLATVESFVNLSRLHLEKTAVTDAGLAHLSGLQYLSYLNLYGTGVTDAGLTHLEPLKNLKALYLWQSGVTAEGADRLRAALPGIDINMGWELSTPEAETPPPTSTD, encoded by the coding sequence ATGCTGGTCGTACTGGTACTGATTGCGCTCGCAACATCCGCCCTCAGCCCGTCGCCTGCGGCGTCGCCGGCCGGGCTCGTTCAGGAAGCCGACGCCGGCCCCGAATCGCCCACCCCGCTGGTGTCGCGCCTGCTCGACATCGACCCGGACAACCCGTCCGACTGGATCGTTTTCTTCGGCCGGTTTCACCCGCTCGTCGTCCACCTCCCCATCGGCCTGCTCCTGCTCGCGTTTCTGATGGAGTACCTCTCCCGCGGCAAGCGCTTCGCCGAACTGAAGCCGGCCGTGTCGTTCACGCTATTCCTGGGTGCCCTGAGCGCCGTCGGCGCCGTGTGCGCGGGCCTGCTGCTCGCGGCGAGCGGCGACTACGGCGGGGACGACATCTGGTGGCACAAATGGCTCGGCATCGGGGTGGCCGCGCTGGCCGTCGTCGCCTATATCTTCAAGCGGAAGACGCTCGCGCCCACGCCGGCGCCGCGCTCCCGCACGGTCTACGGCGCCTCGCTCTTCGCCGCCGTCCTCCTTCTGACCGCGGCGAGCCATTTCGGCGGCACACTCACGCACGGCGAAGGCTACCTCACCAGCTACATGCCGGAGCCCTTCCGGTCCATCGCCGGCATCCCGCCCCGCGACCAGGCCGAGGCGGAGATCGTGATCGAAAACCTGGAAGAGGCCGCGGTTTATCCGGACATCATCCACCCCATCCTCGATGCCCGGTGCGTGAGCTGCCACAATCCCCGAAAGATCAAGGGCGAACTGCTCCTCGAGACGCCGGAAAACATCATGAAGGGGGGTGAGAACGGCGCCATCCTCGCCGCCGGCGACGCCGCCGGCAGCGAGCTGTTCCGGCGCATCACGCTCGACGAAAACCACGACGACCACATGCCCCCCAGCGGGCGGCGGCCCCTCACCGACGACCAGATCGACCTCATCGGGTGGTGGATCGACAGCGGCGCTTCGTTCGACCACAAGGTCGCGCAGGTCGAGGTGCCGGCGAAGATCCAGACCATCCTCGACCGCCTCACCGAGAAGAAGGATGAATCGCTCGCGATCCAGGTCCCGCCGGCCGATGCCGACGCCCTCGCGAAGCTGGCCGAACTCGGCGTCCTGGCGATGCCGCTATCCGTCGAAACCAACCTCCTGCAGATCCAGGCCATCAACGTCCGCGACGCGTTCGGCGACGAGCAGATGGACCTGCTGCGCCCCATCGCCGAACAGATCGCGTGGCTGAACCTCGGCAACACGAAGGTGACGGACGCCGGCCTCGCCACCGTCGAATCCTTCGTCAACCTGTCGCGGCTCCATCTGGAAAAGACGGCCGTCACCGACGCCGGCCTCGCGCACCTGTCCGGGCTCCAGTACCTGAGCTACCTGAACCTCTACGGCACGGGGGTGACGGACGCCGGCCTGACCCACCTCGAACCGCTCAAAAACCTCAAGGCGCTCTACCTCTGGCAATCCGGGGTCACCGCCGAAGGCGCGGACCGGCTACGCGCGGCGCTGCCCGGGATCGACATCAACATGGGCTGGGAGCTGTCGACGCCCGAGGCCGAGACCCCGCCGCCGACGTCCACCGACTGA
- the wecB gene encoding UDP-N-acetylglucosamine 2-epimerase (non-hydrolyzing): MPHRRLVTVVGARPQFVKAAMVSRALARAGIAERVIHSGQHYDAAMSQVFFEELDVPRPDYDLGVGSGSHAAQTGRIMERLEEVLRSFRGPLAIQVYGDTNTTLAGAIVAAKLGHPIVHVEAGLRSFNRAMPEEINRIVTDRLSTLLCCPTENAVRHLASEGMVEGVHLTGDVMYDATRHFAARADERVDLERLIPFAPGEYVVATVHRAENTDDAPTLKRIFAGLGRLGVPVVMPLHPRTRARLGDFVPPETVLMIDPLGYLAMLKLLSHAQAVFTDSGGLQKEAFWLQVPCVTLRRETEWTETLAGGWNQLVGSDPAAIREAYQGITDAGKAPRHAFFAGPTESASNAVARHIGDLLRG; encoded by the coding sequence ATGCCACATCGTCGACTGGTGACCGTAGTCGGGGCGCGCCCGCAGTTCGTGAAGGCGGCGATGGTCAGTCGCGCCCTTGCGCGGGCCGGCATCGCCGAGCGCGTCATCCATTCCGGGCAGCACTACGACGCCGCCATGAGCCAGGTGTTTTTCGAGGAGCTGGACGTGCCGCGGCCCGACTACGACCTCGGGGTCGGGTCCGGATCGCATGCGGCGCAGACGGGGCGCATCATGGAGCGGCTCGAAGAGGTGCTGCGCTCGTTCCGGGGCCCGCTTGCCATCCAGGTGTACGGCGATACGAATACCACGCTGGCCGGCGCGATCGTCGCCGCGAAACTCGGGCACCCGATCGTCCATGTCGAAGCCGGCTTGCGGTCGTTCAACCGCGCCATGCCCGAGGAGATCAACCGCATCGTGACGGATCGGCTTTCCACGCTGCTGTGTTGCCCCACCGAAAATGCCGTGCGGCATCTGGCCAGCGAGGGCATGGTGGAGGGGGTGCACCTCACCGGGGATGTGATGTACGACGCGACCCGGCATTTTGCGGCCCGGGCGGACGAGCGCGTGGACCTGGAGCGCCTCATCCCGTTTGCGCCGGGCGAGTATGTCGTGGCGACCGTGCACCGGGCGGAGAATACGGACGACGCGCCCACGCTGAAACGGATCTTTGCCGGCCTCGGGCGGCTCGGGGTGCCGGTCGTGATGCCGCTGCATCCGCGGACGCGGGCCCGCCTGGGCGATTTTGTGCCCCCGGAGACCGTCCTGATGATCGATCCGCTCGGCTATCTGGCCATGCTCAAGCTGCTCTCGCACGCGCAGGCCGTGTTTACCGACTCTGGCGGCCTCCAGAAGGAAGCCTTCTGGCTGCAAGTCCCGTGCGTGACGCTGCGGCGCGAGACCGAATGGACGGAGACCCTCGCCGGCGGATGGAATCAGCTCGTCGGGTCCGATCCGGCCGCCATCCGGGAGGCCTACCAGGGGATCACCGACGCCGGCAAGGCCCCGCGTCACGCTTTCTTCGCGGGGCCGACCGAATCGGCATCCAACGCCGTGGCCCGCCATATCGGCGACCTGCTGCGGGGATGA
- a CDS encoding glycosyltransferase family 4 protein, with translation MRSVLYIAYYFPPSGGSGVQRTLKFVKYLPASGWSPRVLTVAPESAAYPDLDPAMAGEVPASIDVIRTGAWDPYSWYGALSGKSKSDAVTVGFLSDKPPGRVERLARWVRANLFIPDARVGWVPYATRAGAAAIAAHRPDVLLTTGPPHSTHLIGRALHRRFGIPWVADFRDPWTDIDYLDALPMSAWASRRNRALEQSVLDEAQCVVTVSPAVQRAFAARTATPCVNIYNGYDEADFDQEPFPDTGRFVITHVGNMNADRNPHALWRALAALQNPDVEVRLVGNVDARVREEVSRLGLDGQVVYLPYMPHREAVRHVVSSQVLLLAVNRVRAANDIIPGKVFEYLASQRPVLVLGPPDGETAQIVLDAGAGAACDYEDVAGVTTSLQRWVAAWRDGTPARGATAEAAARYSRRAQAGELADLLTRLSMPR, from the coding sequence GTGCGGAGCGTCCTTTACATCGCCTATTATTTCCCCCCTTCCGGCGGGTCGGGGGTGCAGCGGACGCTCAAATTCGTCAAGTATCTCCCGGCAAGCGGCTGGTCGCCGCGGGTGCTCACCGTCGCTCCGGAGTCCGCCGCCTATCCGGATCTGGACCCCGCGATGGCCGGCGAGGTGCCGGCCAGCATCGACGTGATCCGTACCGGGGCGTGGGATCCGTATTCCTGGTACGGGGCGTTGAGCGGCAAGTCGAAATCGGATGCCGTGACGGTGGGCTTCCTGTCCGACAAGCCGCCCGGCAGGGTGGAGCGGCTCGCCCGCTGGGTGCGCGCCAACCTGTTCATCCCCGACGCCCGGGTGGGGTGGGTGCCCTACGCCACGCGCGCCGGCGCCGCCGCGATCGCGGCGCACCGCCCGGATGTGCTGCTGACGACGGGCCCGCCGCACTCGACGCACCTCATCGGCCGCGCGCTGCATCGGCGTTTCGGCATCCCGTGGGTGGCCGACTTCCGCGACCCGTGGACCGACATCGACTACCTCGACGCGCTGCCGATGTCGGCCTGGGCGAGCCGGCGCAACCGCGCGCTCGAACAATCGGTGCTGGACGAGGCGCAGTGCGTCGTCACGGTGAGCCCCGCCGTCCAGCGCGCCTTCGCGGCGCGGACGGCGACGCCGTGCGTCAACATCTACAACGGCTACGACGAGGCCGACTTCGATCAGGAGCCGTTTCCCGACACCGGTCGGTTCGTCATCACGCATGTCGGCAACATGAACGCCGACCGCAACCCGCATGCGTTGTGGCGGGCGCTCGCGGCGCTGCAGAATCCTGACGTGGAAGTCCGGCTCGTCGGCAACGTGGACGCGCGCGTCCGGGAGGAGGTGAGCCGGCTTGGCTTGGATGGGCAGGTCGTTTATCTGCCCTACATGCCGCATCGCGAGGCCGTCCGGCACGTGGTGTCGTCGCAGGTCCTGCTGCTGGCCGTAAACCGCGTGCGCGCCGCCAACGACATCATTCCGGGCAAGGTGTTTGAGTATCTGGCGTCGCAGCGTCCGGTGCTGGTGCTGGGGCCGCCGGACGGCGAGACGGCGCAAATCGTCCTGGACGCCGGCGCCGGCGCGGCGTGCGACTACGAGGACGTCGCCGGCGTGACGACTAGTCTACAGCGCTGGGTCGCTGCCTGGCGAGACGGGACGCCGGCGCGCGGCGCCACGGCGGAGGCGGCGGCGCGTTACAGCCGGCGCGCCCAGGCCGGCGAGCTGGCCGACCTGCTGACCCGCCTTTCCATGCCCCGCTAA